In one window of Bradyrhizobium diazoefficiens DNA:
- the glk gene encoding glucokinase, with protein sequence MSVGKTGSKQGNILLADIGGTNARFALSNGDQMGTIDHVKVADYPTVREAITDVLQRGGGETPARAVLAVAGPVTNNRCVMTNSPWVIDGNELQPALGFDSVHVLNDFEVVAWSLPALQPADLIPLGGRDGLPGEPLLVVGPGTGFGVSCLVERHGARLAVVTEAGHATLPAENEREERVIASMRRRFGHVSIERGALSGSGLQSLYEALAEVDSVQVPQRDAAGITKAALDGSCELSRATLEMFCAILGSVAGNLAVTFGARGGVYIAGGIAPRFPEFLAASAFRARFEAKGRFQDYLRNIPTRLVMKPDASFAGLKMFADHNAD encoded by the coding sequence ATGAGTGTCGGCAAGACAGGAAGTAAGCAAGGAAACATTCTGCTCGCCGACATCGGCGGCACCAATGCGCGCTTCGCGCTGAGCAATGGCGACCAGATGGGGACGATCGACCACGTCAAGGTCGCCGACTATCCCACAGTCCGCGAAGCCATCACCGACGTGCTCCAGCGGGGCGGCGGCGAGACGCCTGCGAGAGCCGTCCTGGCCGTCGCGGGTCCCGTCACCAACAACCGCTGCGTCATGACCAACAGCCCCTGGGTCATCGACGGCAACGAGCTCCAGCCCGCGCTCGGCTTCGACAGCGTCCACGTGCTCAATGATTTCGAGGTGGTGGCCTGGTCCCTGCCCGCGTTGCAGCCGGCCGACCTGATCCCGCTCGGAGGCCGGGATGGCCTTCCCGGGGAACCGTTGCTCGTGGTCGGCCCCGGGACGGGTTTCGGCGTCTCCTGTCTTGTCGAGCGCCATGGCGCCCGGCTGGCTGTCGTCACGGAGGCCGGCCACGCCACCCTGCCGGCGGAGAACGAACGCGAGGAGCGCGTGATCGCCTCCATGCGCCGGCGCTTCGGCCATGTCTCCATCGAGCGCGGCGCCCTCTCCGGCTCCGGCCTGCAGTCTCTCTACGAAGCGCTGGCCGAGGTCGATAGCGTCCAGGTGCCGCAACGCGATGCGGCAGGTATCACCAAGGCGGCGCTGGATGGCAGCTGTGAGCTCAGCCGCGCCACGCTGGAGATGTTTTGCGCCATCCTCGGCTCCGTTGCCGGCAATCTCGCGGTGACCTTCGGCGCCAGAGGCGGCGTCTACATTGCCGGCGGGATCGCGCCGCGCTTTCCCGAGTTCCTCGCGGCCTCTGCATTCCGCGCCCGCTTCGAGGCCAAGGGACGCTTCCAGGACTATTTGCGCAACATCCCGACGCGCCTGGTCATGAAGCCCGATGCGAGCTTCGCCGGCCTGAAGATGTTCGCCGACCATAACGCGGATTGA
- the pncA gene encoding bifunctional nicotinamidase/pyrazinamidase produces MRPAMKISDRDVLLVIDVQNDFCTGGALAVPGGEKVVPAINRIAQKFTNVVLTQDWHPGDHVSFAPNHAGRQPFQTIELDYGTQVLWPAHCVQGTAGAEFHRDLDVTRASLVVRKGFRRGIDSYSALFENDHRTPTGLLGYLRERELKTVFVAGLALDFCVRFSAEDARRAGFEVAVIEDACRGIDLDGSVAATHHSLRELGISVVSLEAFL; encoded by the coding sequence ATGAGGCCCGCGATGAAGATATCCGACCGCGACGTGCTGCTGGTAATCGACGTGCAGAACGATTTTTGCACCGGCGGGGCGCTCGCCGTTCCCGGCGGCGAAAAGGTCGTGCCAGCCATCAACCGCATCGCCCAAAAATTCACCAACGTGGTGCTGACGCAGGACTGGCATCCAGGCGACCACGTCTCCTTTGCGCCGAACCATGCGGGCCGCCAGCCGTTCCAGACCATCGAGCTCGACTATGGCACCCAGGTGCTTTGGCCGGCGCATTGCGTGCAGGGCACGGCCGGCGCCGAATTCCATCGGGATCTGGATGTCACGCGCGCCAGCCTGGTGGTGCGCAAGGGCTTTCGCCGCGGCATTGATTCCTATTCGGCACTCTTCGAGAACGACCACAGGACGCCGACTGGCCTGCTCGGATATCTCCGCGAACGCGAATTGAAGACGGTCTTCGTCGCGGGCCTCGCGCTCGATTTCTGCGTCCGCTTTTCCGCGGAGGATGCGCGCAGGGCGGGGTTCGAGGTTGCCGTGATCGAGGACGCTTGCCGCGGCATCGACCTCGACGGCTCGGTCGCAGCGACCCATCACAGCTTGAGGGAGCTTGGCATTTCCGTCGTTAGCCTGGAGGCCTTTCTGTGA
- a CDS encoding response regulator has translation MADGLSVFLVEDEALIRMMMADMVVELGHHVVAEADNVRDASAYAMTAHYDFAILDINLMGVYVDPVADLIERRGKPFLFATGYGPELLPSLLRRRPILRKPIALDQLKIMIDSLFPDSAAKAPH, from the coding sequence ATGGCGGACGGACTCTCCGTTTTCCTGGTCGAAGACGAGGCGTTGATCCGGATGATGATGGCCGACATGGTGGTCGAGCTCGGTCACCATGTCGTCGCTGAAGCGGACAATGTGCGCGACGCGAGCGCTTATGCGATGACCGCGCACTATGATTTCGCCATTCTCGACATCAATCTGATGGGCGTTTACGTCGACCCCGTCGCCGACCTGATCGAGCGTCGCGGCAAGCCGTTCCTGTTCGCGACGGGTTATGGGCCGGAATTGCTGCCGTCCTTGCTCCGGCGCAGGCCGATCCTGCGCAAGCCGATTGCGCTGGACCAGCTCAAAATCATGATCGACTCGCTGTTTCCGGATTCGGCCGCCAAAGCGCCTCACTGA
- a CDS encoding alpha/beta fold hydrolase produces MQKSGQRPGEAGRAPDDPMLWPFAAARLAMDACFWWLERGPAEQGDGDLPYLSWSTPGTLALELATMRLRDCSRTRSGQPALVCAPYALHRALIADFAPGHSVVQSLQNGGIDRIYLTDWRSATPDMRHLSIDSYLGDLNVAIDEIGAPVDLVGLCQGGWLSLLYAARFPAKVRRLVLAGAPVDLSIDSRLAQLARNAPVMVYDQLVARGGGNVSGEEMLHVWSKAPSRDDIAAALQRDLSDEEGAALLARFDRWNTETLNLPGAYYLQIVNWIFRENRIACGNFTALGRAIDLKDVKSPIFLLAGLDDDVVPAVQALGTAGLLGTPPAFVAASSEPCNHLGLFMGARTHAYAWPRIAEWLHSDLAGVLARRA; encoded by the coding sequence ATGCAGAAGAGCGGTCAAAGGCCCGGCGAGGCGGGGCGCGCTCCCGACGACCCCATGCTGTGGCCGTTTGCGGCGGCACGACTCGCGATGGATGCCTGCTTCTGGTGGCTGGAGCGCGGCCCGGCGGAGCAGGGCGACGGCGACCTCCCTTACCTCTCTTGGTCCACGCCCGGGACCCTAGCGCTGGAGCTGGCCACCATGCGTCTGCGCGATTGCTCGCGGACGCGATCCGGCCAGCCGGCGCTGGTCTGCGCGCCTTATGCGCTGCATCGGGCCCTGATCGCTGATTTTGCACCCGGCCACAGCGTGGTGCAGTCCCTCCAGAATGGCGGCATCGATCGGATCTATCTCACCGACTGGCGCTCGGCCACGCCTGACATGCGCCATCTCTCGATCGACAGCTATCTCGGCGATCTCAACGTAGCCATCGACGAGATCGGCGCGCCGGTCGATCTCGTCGGACTGTGCCAGGGCGGCTGGCTGTCGCTGCTCTATGCGGCGCGCTTTCCGGCCAAGGTGCGGCGGCTGGTGCTAGCAGGTGCGCCGGTCGACCTGTCGATCGACTCCAGGCTGGCGCAACTCGCCCGCAATGCGCCCGTGATGGTCTACGACCAGCTCGTCGCGCGCGGCGGCGGCAATGTCAGCGGCGAAGAGATGCTGCATGTCTGGTCGAAAGCACCAAGCCGCGACGACATCGCGGCCGCGTTGCAGAGAGACCTCTCTGACGAGGAGGGGGCGGCCCTGCTGGCGCGCTTCGATCGTTGGAACACCGAGACGCTCAACCTGCCGGGCGCCTATTATCTCCAGATCGTCAACTGGATCTTTCGGGAGAACCGGATCGCCTGCGGCAATTTCACGGCGCTAGGCCGCGCGATCGATCTGAAGGACGTCAAGTCGCCCATTTTCCTGCTGGCCGGGCTCGACGACGATGTCGTGCCGGCCGTGCAGGCGCTTGGCACCGCCGGTCTGCTCGGCACGCCGCCGGCCTTCGTCGCGGCAAGCTCCGAGCCCTGCAATCATCTCGGCCTGTTCATGGGCGCGCGGACGCACGCTTATGCCTGGCCCCGGATCGCAGAGTGGCTTCATAGCGATCTGGCGGGTGTATTGGCGCGTCGCGCCTGA
- a CDS encoding Spy/CpxP family protein refolding chaperone, producing the protein MITPAPPARLGLRRWFARGSVLTLLVGAAAVANAQGLVKGVQDGAAAGNKAAGPVGGVLGGAIGGVVGVFTGVLGVGNNNGQVPTAKDANKDASKDASKDAKQPGAGKDKDAKGTKENAKENTKAGKGAKASKEAKNAPPDIKDKDVTVLTQTGAPQLTADQIVANSDSYIERIKTELNLTPDQEKHWFGFSSAMHYLGHNGAERLNLRMTRAKRDPPDDIIEQMRNEAQFLTDRAADQRNVADAAEPLYSSLDDKQKELFIQEMVRLSHERGLD; encoded by the coding sequence ATGATCACCCCGGCGCCGCCTGCGCGGCTTGGCCTGCGACGATGGTTCGCGCGCGGGTCCGTGCTGACGTTGCTGGTTGGCGCGGCCGCAGTTGCGAATGCACAAGGTTTGGTCAAGGGCGTTCAGGACGGTGCTGCGGCCGGTAACAAGGCAGCCGGTCCTGTCGGTGGCGTTCTCGGCGGCGCCATTGGTGGCGTGGTCGGCGTCTTCACCGGTGTTCTCGGCGTCGGGAACAACAATGGCCAGGTGCCGACCGCCAAGGACGCGAATAAGGACGCATCCAAGGATGCGAGCAAGGACGCCAAGCAGCCCGGCGCCGGCAAGGACAAGGATGCCAAGGGCACCAAGGAGAATGCCAAGGAGAATACTAAGGCCGGCAAGGGCGCGAAAGCGAGCAAGGAGGCCAAGAACGCTCCGCCGGACATCAAGGACAAGGACGTCACGGTCCTAACCCAGACCGGTGCGCCGCAACTGACCGCCGACCAGATTGTCGCCAACAGCGATTCTTACATCGAGCGGATCAAGACTGAACTGAACCTCACGCCCGATCAGGAGAAGCACTGGTTCGGCTTCTCCAGCGCCATGCACTACTTGGGGCATAACGGCGCGGAACGGCTCAATCTGCGCATGACGCGCGCGAAACGGGATCCGCCGGACGACATCATCGAGCAGATGCGCAACGAGGCGCAATTCCTGACCGACCGCGCCGCCGACCAGCGCAATGTCGCCGATGCCGCCGAACCGTTGTATTCGAGCCTCGACGACAAGCAGAAGGAGCTGTTCATCCAGGAGATGGTTCGCCTCAGCCATGAACGCGGCCTCGACTGA